The Falco peregrinus isolate bFalPer1 chromosome 9, bFalPer1.pri, whole genome shotgun sequence genome includes a window with the following:
- the LOC114012849 gene encoding uncharacterized protein LOC114012849 — protein MSAKIYVLISWPDGSRVINIENIKEPRKPFHLYTVGEQVLARCPGFSGLYWGMVEGISEHKDILEKKLLEDRQLLEKLKEEPAVHSMMPPQPKKSRKTFPKWTLGNGSRKYHGDRTYPAKPLLRVAEASLPHDAGNSSIIKERSALGNVAGSPRSLAGSPHPASAFTPPSTFVTMAMAGTSQGEEDRAGPATRDYVVLPMKRKSDGILSQCQQHICLNSCEERKLDALQETDDFERVQKNFGPGEMERAEKIEQLERMVLDLQQDVLSLKKKVQRLESLSFQEEPHRQPCEVVELFNGYTKEQLKETIRFDQKISTACKTLLYKLFTSDYIQSHSITGRRGNTFREAKPMMDERCIKIIRVLLKQKFGDHLSDTVITEKIQNVQKALRQKFKTECL, from the exons ATGTCAGCCAAGATCTACGTCCTCATCAGCTGGCCCGATGGCAGCCGGGTGATCAACATCGAGAACATCAAGGAGCCCCGCAAGCCCTTCCATCTCTACACAGTGGGCGAGCAGGTGCTGGCCCGCTGCCCCGGCTTCAGTGGGCTCTACTGGGGCATGGTGGAAGGCATAAGTG AGCATAAAGATATTTTAGagaagaagctgctggaagatAGACAGCTCCTGGAGAAGTTAA aagaaGAACCGGCTGTCCATAGCATGATGCCACCCCAGccaaaaaaatccaggaaaacCTTCCCAAAATGGACCCTGGGGAATGGATCCAGGAAATACCATGGTGACAGGACTTACCCTGCAAAACCGCTGCTGAGGGTGGCCGAGGCCAGCCTGCCCCATGATGCTGGCAACTCCTCCATCATCAAGGAGAGGAGTGCCCTGGGCAACGTGGCAGGAAGCCCCCGCTCCCTGGCAGGTTCCCCCCACCCAGCCAGCGCCTTCACACCTCCGTCCACGTTTGTCACCATGGCCATGGCAGGGACTTCCCAAGGTGAAGAGGACAGGGCTGGTCCAGCTACCAGAG ATTATGTTGTCTTGCCAATGAAGAGGAAGTCAGATGGCATCTTGTCCCAGTGCCAGCAACACATCTGCCTGAACAG ctgtgaagagcgAAAGCTTGATGCTTTGCAAGAGACGGATGACTTTGAGAGAGTGCAGAAAAATTTTGGTCCTGGTGAAATGGAAAG ggcAGAGAAGATAGAGCAGCTGGAGAGGATGGTGTTGGACCTCCAACAGGATGTCCTCTCTCTGAAGAAGAAGGTGCAGAGGCTGGAATCCCTGTCCTTCCAGGAGGAGCCCCACCGGCAGCCATGCGAGGTGGTGGAGCTCTTCAATGGCTACACCAAGGAGCAGCTCAAAGAGACCATCCGGTTTGACCAGAAAATCAGCACTGCCTGCAAGACACTGCTCTACAAACTCTTCACGTCTGACTACATCCAGAGCCACTCCATCACGGGGCGGAGGGGCAACACTTTCCGAGAGGCGAAGCCCATGATGGATGAACGCTGCATCAAGATCATTAGGGTGCTGTTGAAGCAGAAGTTTGGAGATCACCTCAGTGACACAGTGATCACGGAGAAGATACAAAACGTGCAGAAAGCCCTGAGGCAGAAGTTTAAGACAGAATGTCTCTGA